The genomic segment ATACGGGATAGAAAATTTAAAAATGATCTTCAGGGGAGAGCCGCTTGCCCTGGAAGTAATAGCAGGAAATCTTGAAGGACATGAGGTTCTTATTTCAGACCAGAAAGCGGCCCCTGATACCCTGTGGACAGATATTGAAGCTTTTAATCCTGATCTTGCAGGCATTACAGGAATGACCTGTGAAGCAAACTGGGTTGTAAAAACAGCAGAGCAGATAAAAAAACAGTATCCTGGCCTGACAATAGCAGCAGGAGGCCATCACGCCTCATGTGATCCTGATTTTTTCAATACCAGCGACATTGACTATATTGTAACAGGACTTGGAAAACTGAGTTTCAGGGAACTGGCAGATGCCATTGAAACAGGAACAGAAACAAAGGGCATACCCGGTGTTGCAAAAAACAGTCCCAGTTCCAGTCTTTCATACATACCCAGGAAATTTTCAACTGCTGACCTGGTAAATTCAAAAGCCCCCGCTACGACCTAGTTGCAAAACACCGGGATAAATATGTTATGAAAGGCGTGGGCGGCAAGGTGGGCTTTGTTGCAACAGCCTTTGGATGCACCCATAAATGCTCTTTCTGCTCTGTTCCGAATCTTACAGGGGGAAAATATCTTACCCATTCCATAGACTCTATTTTAAGGGACATGAACCTGCTTTCAGACATACCCCTTATCCGGTTTGTGGATGCCAATACATTTGGAAATACTGAAACAGCCGTGAACCTGGGAAAAAAGATAATAGAATCAGGCATTAACAAGCAGATTGTAGCAGATGTGCGCTCAGATACGGTTGTTAAAAATCCTGATCTTTTTAAGCTGTGGAAACAGGCAGGGCTTGCTTCTGCTGTTATTGGTTTTGAAGAAATCAGTGATGACCGCCTGGATCAGTATAATAAAAAAAACCAGGTTGAGATCAATATCAAGGCCATGGAGATTTTAAAAAAAATAGGCATAAGGATTATCGGCGACTTTATTGTATCGCCTGATTATACATATGAAGATTTTGAGCAGTTAAATAATTTTGTAAATTCCCATGATATTGACCTGCCCCTGCCTTCTATCCTGACCCCATTGCCGGGAACCCCTATTTATGAACAACTAAAACACAAAATTACCATACATGACCTGGATTATTACACATTCACAAATGCCGTACTCCCAACCAAAATTGAAGAAAAAGCCTTTTATCAAACCTATTCAGACCTGTTAAGCACCTTTATAGCCCATGTTAAACATGATTAAGAGGAATTTAAATGGATGTATTTATAAATGACATAGCTGCATTTTTACCCAACAACCCTGTTGCCAATGAAGATATTGAAAATGTTATTGGAAAAATAAACAACCTGTCTTCAAAAGCCAGGCGCATTGTTTTAAAAAATAACCAGATAAAAACAAGATATTATGCACTTGACCCTGAAACAGGAAGCCTGACCCATAACAATGCAGGAATGACTGCTGAGGCAGTAAAAAAACTAAATCCCTATCCTGGATTTAATACAGATCAAATCCAGTGCCTCTGCTGCGGAACCACTACCCCTGACCTTATCATGCCCGGGTTTGGGCTTATGGTTCTTGGAGAACTCGGCATTCCTGAATGTGATGCTGTTACAACATCAGGTATCTGCATTTCAGGAATGACAGCTTTAAAATATGCTTTCATGAACGTGGCTTCTCAAATGTCTGAAAATGCAGCAGCAACAGGTTCAGAGCTGGCTTCCTCTTTCTTTCGCTCCAATTATCTTACACCATACATAAACGAACAGGATGAATCAGGGCTTGAAAAAAAACCAATAAGAGCCTTTGATGCTGATTTCCTGAGATGGATGCTCTCAGACGGTGCAGGAGCCGCATTTCTTTCCAATAAACAAAACAAAGACCATATCTCCCTTAAAATTGAATGGATAGATCACATATCCCTGGCAGGTGCCCTTGATACCTGCATGTACTGCGGAGGAGTAAAGCAGGAAGACGGGAGTATAATCGGATGGCGGGACACAGAGCGCATTGACCAGGCCTCAAAACCCTACCGCATGTCGGTACGCCAGGATATAAAACTCCTGGATAAAGAGATCGTAAGCTCAATGGGGCATGTCCTGTCCCGTATTATAGAAAAACGCAGCTTAAAGCCCGAACATATTGACTGGTTTCTTCCCCATTATTCATCTGCATATTTCAGGCCCAAATTCTATGATGAAATGAAAAGAATAAATTTTGAAATCCCCTATGAAAAATGGTTTACAAACCTGTCAGAAAAAGGAAACACGGGAAGTGCAGCTATTTACATAATCCTGGAAGAGATATTTCACTCAGGAAAACTGAAAAAAGGTGAAAAACTCCTGTGTTTTATCCCGGAAAGCGGCAGATTTTCCCATTGTTTTATGCTTCTTACAGTTGTTTAAAAATAATTTTCAAAAAAAAATATAAAATTATTAAGAAACAGTTGACATAAAACTCAGTTTAGCCTATTAAGCCATATCAATTCAAGCGCCCGTAGCTCAGCTGGATAGAGTGCCGGACTACGAATCCGTAGGTCGCACGTTCGAATCGTGCCGGGCGCGCCACGAATATTAAGGGTTTAAGCAATTTGCTTGAATCCTTTTTTAGTTTTTTTGCCCAAATTTTGCCCAAATCTGTTTTTACCATCTTTTACTTTTCCTTACCCATATATCCCTGATACATAGCATCAAGTTTGTTACCGTCCTTAGCTCTGCCTGCATCTTCGATATATTTTCCATATACCCGGATAATCATATCAGTATCACGATGCCCCATTACTTTTGCTATCCATAACGGGTTTTCCCCACAACTAAGGGCATTTGTAGCAAAGCTATGTCTGGTCTGTTTCATTTCCCGGTATTCGATTCCTGCTTTTTTCAATGCTGGAATCCATACTCTCTGTCTTAGATTGCTTGCTCGAACTCTTAAACCCTTTGGGCTACAAAAAAAATATTCCTTCCTAAATTGCTTGTATATAGTATCCTGCATTTCCAAGGCTTCCAACATAGCCGGTATAAGGTTAATGGTTCTCCTGCTATGCCTGTTTTTGGTATTACCCATAATAAATTTGCCATTCTCATCACGGGTTATTGCCCTGCTGATTTTGAGTGTCTTATCATCCCAATTAATATCACCGGGTTTTATTCCAATCTGCTCACCTTGTCTTAGACCAACGCTAAATGCAAAAAGGAAATACGGTTTCCAATGGTCAGGTAAGGATGTTATAATAGCATTCTGTTCCTCCAGAGAAAAAGGAGAAAGTGATTCATATGAATCTTTCTTTGGTGGTTTCTTAAAACCAAAAAACGGATTATATGCACTCCCCCACCCATATTCTATTGAAGCATCCTTACAAATCATTTTCAAGGGAACAAAAATTTTATTTACCGTAGAGTTGCTGATTGTTTTCCCTCTGTATTCCTGCTTCTTAGACCAGGATACAAACTTATCAAATGTACTCTTATTCATATCAGCAAATTTCAGCTTACCGAAATACGGTATCAAATAATTATTGATATAGCTTTTGTACCCCCACAGAGTTCTAAGGGAAACCCTTTCAGAATCTTTTAGAAGTTCATACCAAGTCCAGACATAATCCTTAAAAAGAACCTGCTCAGGAGACCTGTTTCCACCAAAAACTTTAAATTCCTTTTCAGTAAAGTATTCAGCTTTTTTGCTATTGGGAAAGACCTCTGCATATCTGAATTCACCAGATTTTATGGATACAATAATCTTATCCAGCAAGTCTCTTACCTGTCTTACATTTTCTCTATTATAGGATAAACCCGAAGATTCTCTGACCCTCTCATCAAGATAATAGAAATCAACATAAATCTTGCCATTGATTTTCCTGACAGAACCTTCTTTGTTTCTGTTTAGTCCAGTTTTTCGGGTTATATCTTTGTTCTTTGATGGGCGGGGAAATCTGATAACTTCGGCGTTTTCTACATTAATATTTAGCATATTATGTTCCTTTCATTATAACCACCCCCTTTCACTGATTTCCACCTGTATCATTTATAGCATAGGGCGCTGAAAAATGATACAGGCAAGGCGGTAAAATGAATTATTCTATATATTTATAAGACAGGGTTGTGGTGTCTGTCTCTTTTGTTCTTGTTTCAGTGGAACTACCTCAGTTTTAAAATCAGAATTTGAAGAATGTGCATTCCCTTCACCTCCTTTCAGCCATTTTTTTATTTCTGAAAGCTTAAACAGAATTTTTTTGGGACTCGGCTTGTAATAGTGCTTGTTTTTGATGAATTCTTTTTTATGGATTTTGTTGTAAATTGTTTGCTTGGACATTTTCAAAATTCCGCTTACCTCTTTTACTGTTGCCAAATCGTCTTGATTCAAGATGTCCTCCTTTCGTGGTTTAAAATATTTTTTTTAATATTTTTAAAGATTTAAAGGGGCATAGAAGCCCCCTTTTCTTAATTCAATGAAGTAACATTCTTAACTCTCTGTACTGCAATCTCATGATATTCAGGATTCATTTCTATTCCTATATATCGGCGGTTAAGCAATTTCGATGCAATGCAGGTTGTTCCACTTCCGGCAAATGGGTCTAAAACTATGTCCCCCTCCCGTGAACCCATTGTGATGAGATATTTCATTAACTGTAAAGGCTTAACTGTCGGGTGTGTGTTTCTCCGAAGTGTTGCATCTCTTTGAAATGCAGTGTCATTTATCTTCTTCCGTCCATCACTCACCCTTTTGGCTTCAAAATCTTCCAGACCTGCCTCTTTCTCTTTTTTGCTCGGTTTTGATACAGGCAGGA from the Desulfonema limicola genome contains:
- a CDS encoding B12-binding domain-containing radical SAM protein — protein: MKILLINPPNCGKSIPEQEYGIENLKMIFRGEPLALEVIAGNLEGHEVLISDQKAAPDTLWTDIEAFNPDLAGITGMTCEANWVVKTAEQIKKQYPGLTIAAGGHHASCDPDFFNTSDIDYIVTGLGKLSFRELADAIETGTETKGIPGVAKNSPSSSLSYIPRKFSTADLVNSKAPATT
- a CDS encoding B12-binding domain-containing radical SAM protein produces the protein MKGVGGKVGFVATAFGCTHKCSFCSVPNLTGGKYLTHSIDSILRDMNLLSDIPLIRFVDANTFGNTETAVNLGKKIIESGINKQIVADVRSDTVVKNPDLFKLWKQAGLASAVIGFEEISDDRLDQYNKKNQVEINIKAMEILKKIGIRIIGDFIVSPDYTYEDFEQLNNFVNSHDIDLPLPSILTPLPGTPIYEQLKHKITIHDLDYYTFTNAVLPTKIEEKAFYQTYSDLLSTFIAHVKHD
- a CDS encoding beta-ketoacyl-ACP synthase III, which produces MDVFINDIAAFLPNNPVANEDIENVIGKINNLSSKARRIVLKNNQIKTRYYALDPETGSLTHNNAGMTAEAVKKLNPYPGFNTDQIQCLCCGTTTPDLIMPGFGLMVLGELGIPECDAVTTSGICISGMTALKYAFMNVASQMSENAAATGSELASSFFRSNYLTPYINEQDESGLEKKPIRAFDADFLRWMLSDGAGAAFLSNKQNKDHISLKIEWIDHISLAGALDTCMYCGGVKQEDGSIIGWRDTERIDQASKPYRMSVRQDIKLLDKEIVSSMGHVLSRIIEKRSLKPEHIDWFLPHYSSAYFRPKFYDEMKRINFEIPYEKWFTNLSEKGNTGSAAIYIILEEIFHSGKLKKGEKLLCFIPESGRFSHCFMLLTVV
- a CDS encoding site-specific integrase is translated as MLNINVENAEVIRFPRPSKNKDITRKTGLNRNKEGSVRKINGKIYVDFYYLDERVRESSGLSYNRENVRQVRDLLDKIIVSIKSGEFRYAEVFPNSKKAEYFTEKEFKVFGGNRSPEQVLFKDYVWTWYELLKDSERVSLRTLWGYKSYINNYLIPYFGKLKFADMNKSTFDKFVSWSKKQEYRGKTISNSTVNKIFVPLKMICKDASIEYGWGSAYNPFFGFKKPPKKDSYESLSPFSLEEQNAIITSLPDHWKPYFLFAFSVGLRQGEQIGIKPGDINWDDKTLKISRAITRDENGKFIMGNTKNRHSRRTINLIPAMLEALEMQDTIYKQFRKEYFFCSPKGLRVRASNLRQRVWIPALKKAGIEYREMKQTRHSFATNALSCGENPLWIAKVMGHRDTDMIIRVYGKYIEDAGRAKDGNKLDAMYQGYMGKEK
- a CDS encoding helix-turn-helix transcriptional regulator produces the protein MNQDDLATVKEVSGILKMSKQTIYNKIHKKEFIKNKHYYKPSPKKILFKLSEIKKWLKGGEGNAHSSNSDFKTEVVPLKQEQKRQTPQPCLINI